In Ciconia boyciana chromosome 1, ASM3463844v1, whole genome shotgun sequence, the genomic stretch CCTCTTTCCCCATTTTAAATGGATTAACAGCATTCACTCCCGGCTCAGGGCCCCAGACCTCCCGGTGCGTGTGCCTGGGATTTTTCTAGCCTAACAGCCACCCGGGGAGGCAGAGTACAGCAGAGAGGGAGTAAGTGgatacaaaatattaaaaactgcGGACTATTACTATCGCCTCAGATCACTTTGAATGCTgggatagaaagaaaaaaaaagaagaaatccctCGGGatcactttttctttgctgtattttttagaTGTTAATATGCACAGTAGAGGGCTGCCTCTGCTATGATACCACACAAGATGTTTCAAAGTTTGGGTATGGCACTCTGTTAAGGCACCTTCAAGTAATGGTCATTGATTTAATCGCTAAGCAAAGCCGCATTTTCTGTACCCGACGCTGCTTCCTCCAACACACACAGTACTAGCAGCTACTCACACCTGCCATCCACAGACAAAAAAACTCCTGGTGCTTGCTAGGGAGAAACTACACCAGCcactttggaaataaatatttgccaGGGTTTAGGAGCGGACATTTTGCACAACTGCGTGGTTTGTTCCccaaaaggggaaaggggataAAACTAAGTGTTGTCTGTCCCTAACTGTCTACTAGATTAGGAgggttaaaaatatatatcagcCTAAAAAAGTAGAAGCCAGCTCTGTACTGCTGCAGGATTCCTCACTGGGAGGCAAAGCTGTAAACGCAGGCGTTCAGTGCGGGGTGCCTGGTGCAGAACTGGATTTGTTTCAGGACTGACAGGAGGTACAAGGACACCCTCCCCTGGGAGAGGATGGGCAAGTTACTGCACATCGCCTCGCCCTGCCACACGAAACGGTACTGGGTGTGCGTTTCAGGTTTCatggcatggggatggggatggggggggcaTTTGAAGATGCAGGGAgctgaggggagaggaaagcttGGGCATCTCTCTGTGCAGACAGCTCGCTCCATCCCCTGGACAAGGGTGGgatgctcagtgctgcagctggggggcatggggccgtggggccggaGGGCACTTGCAGTTAAGCCCAACTAGGGGTGGCCATTTCTACACAAAACAATATCCAGCCCTGGAAAGGAGCGAGAGGGGTGGGACAGGGGCATAGGTCCTAGCACAAAGGGAGAGACCAGGGTGGGCTGTCACCCTGCTCCGAGGGGACAGCCAGacctgcctctcctcccacGCCACTCACCCACGCCCCAACCCATGCCATGCAATGGTGACACAGGGTGCAGCGGGAATCCCAAGAAAGTGGGATTGTCCCAGTCCTCAGGGTAACGATGTCCAGGGAAAAGGGATCCCCCACCCCTGACCCTCTCCTCCAGGTGGATGACTTGATATTTGGTAGCTGTGTGCAGCTCCTTCTCCAGTAAAAAGACGCATCCTTTCCTCACACAGTCAATGAGAAACGCAATGTGATCTGTCATGCGCTTGGATCGTGGGCTTGTTCGTTCATTTGAATTagcactgttttcttcttcttcgGGGACTAGAATAATCACTCAGGTATTTACAAACACCAACCAGCGCCTTCGCGAGGTCTCCCCCAAAAGATCATGACAAAATCACCGTCTGCAAGAGCCCCGCACCAGCTGTGTCCAAACAAGCCCGTGCTTGCTGAGAGCTCGGGGCTGCCGAGGGAGAGAGGCGCTGGATCTCCGAGTCCTGGGGGGGTCTTCCCAGCCGGCTGTCTCTTCCTTGGGGTGcctctccctgcacccctgtCCCAGGGTGCTGGCTGCCACTACTGCTGCTGTGGGTGCAGTGGTCCCGTTCATACTCCTCCTGAGCCTTTTGCATTTTCCgcttcttcatcttcctcttgtGGATGTGAAAGGtggtgagggagaggaggatcAGGCAGAAGATGAGGGTGACCAGAACAATTAAAACCAGGGTGGATGAGAAGGACTGGAAGAGTTGACCCACTTGCGTGATGCAGGTGCTGCTGGTGTTTAAGGTGGCAGACGTCCTGTTCAGAAGACAAGGTGGCAGGGACAGCCTCAACTCCTTGGAGAGCTTGGCACTCATTGAGGAGGCTTCGGAAGATGAGGATCTTCCTCCCCGCTCTGAAGACGCCTGAATTTCAATCGGTGCCGGGCTGCTGGCGGGCGCTCGCTGGAAATGCCCGGGACGCTGCCGGCTCAGCCTCACGCTCGCTCTAAAGTGACAGAGCAGCCTGCAAAGGGAGCCGGACACATCAGCGCTCCGAGGCACCCACCCTGCgcggctcccccctccccaaaacaccGCGCCGGCGGCTGCGGCAGCCTCCTGCCTGCGCCCCGCCACGGCAGCGCTCCGCGCGGCCCCGGCTCCCTGCCCGGGGGCGGCAGAGGGCTggcgggacggggacgggg encodes the following:
- the C1H11orf87 gene encoding uncharacterized protein C11orf87 homolog; this translates as MSAKLSKELRLSLPPCLLNRTSATLNTSSTCITQVGQLFQSFSSTLVLIVLVTLIFCLILLSLTTFHIHKRKMKKRKMQKAQEEYERDHCTHSSSSGSQHPGTGVQGEAPQGRDSRLGRPPQDSEIQRLSPSAAPSSQQARACLDTAGAGLLQTVILS